From Leptospira sp. WS58.C1, one genomic window encodes:
- a CDS encoding 1-acyl-sn-glycerol-3-phosphate acyltransferase translates to MDPIMEKETAKQVQPVYTTKTYSFMIKIVFKARGILFDAFEEHFPASNPNKILEAPYPSILMANHVWEGDVPALAAVYPHVHPSIKFAIPAREDILGKNFLMKEFKPKGLLKLFFFLIDKSGLIPKYMDYIGCVPIKRPFRDNARELLKKGMLRDMVDQEWSYLSDRISEGRNLFLFPEGVFNQDGYMAQIKKGVYFLRSKFKNLNFTSFTLTYDYFSSKKSELHIGYGEQFPIPENADADQVSGIVKEKLGSGYTITAGNLASYMVLKFEGKAKESKEKLFSLLISLAEKIRNAHPEIYISEKFKTDALKHAFDSFLEKAKKGGFVRLEGNDIVFLEKLFQIPKDLHNLKKKNPVLYHRNQLTYHIPKLDTVWSTIGA, encoded by the coding sequence ATGGATCCGATTATGGAAAAGGAAACCGCAAAACAAGTTCAACCCGTATATACTACAAAAACTTACAGTTTTATGATCAAGATCGTATTCAAAGCAAGAGGGATCCTTTTTGATGCTTTTGAAGAACATTTTCCTGCAAGTAATCCTAATAAAATTTTAGAAGCTCCCTATCCTTCCATTCTTATGGCAAATCATGTTTGGGAAGGGGATGTCCCGGCTCTGGCGGCAGTCTATCCTCATGTTCATCCATCTATCAAATTTGCGATCCCAGCCAGAGAAGATATTTTGGGAAAAAATTTTTTAATGAAGGAGTTCAAACCGAAGGGACTTCTTAAACTTTTCTTTTTTCTAATAGATAAATCAGGGCTTATTCCTAAATATATGGATTATATCGGCTGTGTCCCGATCAAAAGACCGTTTAGAGATAATGCAAGGGAACTCCTGAAAAAAGGAATGCTCAGAGATATGGTAGACCAGGAATGGAGTTATCTTTCCGATCGGATCTCCGAAGGAAGAAACCTTTTTCTATTTCCGGAAGGGGTTTTTAACCAAGACGGGTATATGGCCCAGATAAAAAAGGGAGTATATTTTCTTAGATCTAAATTCAAAAATTTGAATTTTACATCCTTCACTTTGACCTACGATTATTTCTCCTCCAAAAAGTCGGAACTTCATATTGGCTACGGAGAACAATTTCCTATTCCGGAAAATGCGGATGCGGACCAGGTTTCCGGGATCGTAAAAGAAAAATTAGGAAGCGGATATACGATTACTGCAGGAAATTTAGCTTCGTATATGGTCCTAAAATTCGAAGGCAAAGCGAAAGAAAGTAAGGAAAAATTATTTTCTCTCCTTATATCCTTAGCGGAGAAGATCAGGAATGCTCATCCTGAAATTTATATCTCGGAAAAATTTAAAACGGATGCGTTGAAACATGCATTCGATTCTTTTTTAGAGAAAGCTAAAAAAGGAGGTTTCGTCCGACTAGAGGGAAACGATATCGTTTTCTTGGAAAAATTATTTCAGATCCCCAAAGATCTTCATAATTTAAAGAAAAAAAATCCGGTCTTATATCACAGAAACCAACTCACGTATCATATTCCTAAACTAGATACGGTTTGGTCCACGATCGGCGCCTGA
- a CDS encoding LIC_20245 family lipoprotein, with protein MNQKRTYLILFLLTVSLIGIFYLLFPGTSTNENTNYQGGLSEETLTQKENSLFEGGSFLDFSGHVEETVSGPVAIVGESGSKPSKTKSYLESLSPEEKAKLYDQLYEKFKPLTEKFPNNSLIPKKLSEEESAKKKENEDRYYRIQREILERKDVSKEEMSFYLNTKLKRSDDMLEILKYGMENYQKLVGENPKNANLEYEKLLKERLDGLSKSREEVISAQKGN; from the coding sequence ATGAACCAAAAAAGAACGTATTTAATCCTATTTTTACTTACTGTTTCCTTGATCGGAATTTTTTATCTTCTATTTCCGGGAACTTCCACAAACGAAAATACAAATTACCAAGGTGGTCTCTCGGAGGAGACCTTGACTCAAAAAGAAAACTCCTTATTCGAAGGGGGGTCTTTCTTGGATTTTTCGGGACATGTAGAAGAGACTGTATCTGGACCTGTTGCGATCGTCGGGGAATCGGGCTCTAAACCTAGTAAAACAAAATCTTATCTGGAAAGTTTAAGTCCGGAAGAAAAGGCCAAATTATACGATCAACTTTACGAGAAGTTCAAACCTCTTACCGAAAAATTTCCGAACAATTCTCTCATTCCTAAAAAACTATCGGAAGAAGAATCCGCTAAAAAGAAAGAGAATGAAGACCGTTATTACAGGATCCAAAGGGAAATTTTAGAAAGAAAGGATGTCTCCAAGGAAGAAATGTCCTTCTACCTGAATACAAAACTAAAAAGATCCGACGATATGTTGGAGATCCTAAAATATGGAATGGAAAATTATCAAAAGTTAGTCGGCGAAAACCCTAAAAATGCCAATCTAGAATATGAGAAACTTCTAAAGGAAAGATTGGATGGACTTTCTAAAAGTAGGGAAGAAGTAATTTCCGCTCAAAAAGGGAACTAG
- a CDS encoding aconitate hydratase encodes MAFDIDMIRARYEKLGTLVKKAREVVGRPLTLTEKILYSHLWEGTPSSNFERGKSYVDFAPDRVAMQDATAQMALLQFMSAGRSKVAVPSTVHCDHLITAKIGSSEDLATASTENKEVYDFLSSVSNKYGIGFWKPGAGIIHQVVLENYAFPGGMMIGTDSHTVNAGGLGMVAIGVGGADACDVMAGLPWELKWPKLIGVKLTGKLNGWTSAKDVILKVAGILTVKGGTGAIVEYFGEGASSLSCTGKGTICNMGAEIGATTSTFAYDESMERYLRSTARADIADLANGVKEHLTADPEVYTNPDKFFDQVIEINLSELEPHLNGPFTPDLATPISKMKEEAKKNGWPTKVEVGLIGSCTNSSYEDIARAASLANQAAEKSLKPKAEFTITPGSELVRFTIERDGYIKIFEKIGAKVFANACGPCIGMWSRVGAEKKEKNTIVHSFNRNFQSRNDGNPNTFAFVASPELVTALAIAGDLTFDPNNDTLTNEKGEKVKLDPPNGDELPKKGFDVKDPGYQAPAADGSNVQVVVDPKSNRLQLLAPFIKWEGTDLKGLNLLIKVKGKCTTDHISMAGPWLKFRGHLDNISNNLLIGATNIFNEKINSVKNQLDGSYDEVPKVQRQYKAKGIGSIVVGDENYGEGSSREHAAMEPRFLGVRAVLVKSFARIHETNLKKQGMLALTFADKADYDKIQEDDKIDIIGLTDFKEGTPLTLVLHHKDGSKDEFKVNHTYNAQQIEWFKAGSALNLIGGKK; translated from the coding sequence ATGGCATTTGATATAGATATGATTCGTGCCCGGTATGAAAAACTCGGGACCCTGGTTAAAAAAGCCAGAGAAGTGGTCGGCAGACCTCTCACTCTGACCGAAAAAATTCTTTACTCCCACCTCTGGGAAGGAACTCCCTCCTCCAATTTCGAGAGAGGAAAGTCTTACGTTGATTTTGCCCCGGACCGAGTCGCAATGCAGGACGCAACTGCGCAGATGGCCTTATTACAATTTATGTCAGCAGGTAGAAGTAAGGTAGCAGTTCCTTCCACTGTGCACTGTGACCACTTGATCACTGCGAAAATCGGTTCCTCCGAGGACTTAGCGACTGCCTCCACCGAAAACAAGGAAGTTTACGACTTTCTTTCTTCCGTTTCCAACAAGTATGGGATCGGATTCTGGAAACCGGGAGCTGGTATTATCCACCAAGTAGTATTAGAAAATTATGCATTCCCTGGGGGAATGATGATCGGCACCGACTCACATACGGTGAATGCCGGTGGATTGGGAATGGTTGCGATTGGGGTCGGGGGAGCGGACGCTTGTGACGTGATGGCTGGTCTTCCTTGGGAGCTCAAATGGCCTAAATTGATCGGAGTGAAACTGACCGGAAAACTCAACGGCTGGACTTCTGCAAAAGACGTTATCTTAAAGGTAGCGGGGATTCTCACCGTAAAAGGTGGAACAGGGGCAATTGTAGAATATTTCGGTGAAGGAGCTTCATCTCTTTCCTGTACCGGAAAAGGTACTATCTGTAATATGGGGGCGGAAATCGGAGCAACTACCTCCACTTTCGCTTATGACGAGTCCATGGAAAGATACCTTCGCTCTACCGCAAGAGCGGATATCGCGGATCTGGCGAACGGGGTGAAGGAACACCTCACCGCAGACCCGGAAGTATACACAAACCCTGACAAATTCTTCGACCAAGTGATCGAGATCAACCTTTCCGAGTTGGAGCCTCACTTGAACGGACCTTTCACTCCTGACTTGGCGACTCCGATTTCTAAAATGAAAGAAGAAGCTAAGAAAAACGGATGGCCTACTAAAGTAGAAGTTGGTCTGATCGGTTCCTGCACTAACTCTTCTTACGAGGACATCGCTCGCGCTGCTTCTCTTGCGAACCAGGCTGCGGAAAAATCCTTAAAGCCAAAGGCTGAGTTTACGATCACTCCCGGTTCCGAGCTCGTTCGTTTTACGATAGAAAGAGACGGGTATATTAAAATTTTCGAAAAGATCGGGGCAAAAGTTTTTGCAAACGCTTGTGGTCCTTGTATCGGAATGTGGTCCAGGGTAGGAGCGGAGAAGAAGGAGAAAAACACAATTGTTCACTCTTTTAACCGCAACTTCCAATCTAGGAACGATGGGAACCCGAACACTTTTGCATTCGTAGCTTCTCCAGAGCTTGTGACTGCACTTGCGATTGCTGGAGATCTTACTTTCGATCCGAACAACGACACTCTTACCAATGAAAAAGGGGAGAAGGTTAAATTAGATCCTCCGAACGGAGACGAACTTCCTAAAAAAGGATTCGATGTGAAAGATCCCGGTTACCAAGCACCTGCGGCCGACGGTTCTAACGTACAAGTGGTTGTGGATCCGAAATCAAATCGTCTACAATTACTTGCTCCTTTCATTAAATGGGAAGGTACGGATCTAAAAGGTTTGAACCTTCTCATCAAAGTAAAAGGAAAATGTACGACCGATCATATCTCTATGGCAGGTCCTTGGTTGAAATTCAGAGGACATTTGGATAATATTTCCAATAACCTTTTGATAGGAGCTACGAACATCTTCAACGAGAAGATCAATAGCGTGAAAAATCAACTGGACGGATCTTACGATGAAGTTCCCAAAGTACAACGCCAGTACAAAGCTAAAGGCATCGGCTCCATAGTGGTTGGAGACGAGAATTATGGAGAAGGTTCTTCCAGAGAACACGCTGCTATGGAGCCAAGATTCTTGGGAGTAAGAGCAGTGCTTGTAAAATCATTCGCTCGTATTCATGAGACAAACTTGAAAAAACAAGGAATGCTTGCTCTGACTTTTGCGGATAAGGCGGATTACGATAAGATCCAGGAAGACGATAAGATCGATATTATCGGACTTACCGATTTTAAAGAAGGAACTCCTCTGACTTTAGTTTTACATCATAAAGACGGAAGTAAGGATGAATTTAAAGTGAACCACACTTATAATGCACAGCAGATTGAATGGTTTAAGGCAGGAAGTGCTTTGAATTTGATCGGCGGCAAAAAGTAA
- a CDS encoding Cys-rich protein, whose translation MSPISFRKIFPYLPIFVLGLAVGTFIAFKYSRGTVVQSGMEWEGKEICLDYCDNLAKCTKKEYPQTSEDQLYKVENACLRGCRKHFDKMQVCLQPDKMVSCSELTSCLFGELKKYY comes from the coding sequence ATGAGCCCAATCTCTTTCAGAAAAATTTTCCCGTATCTTCCCATTTTTGTTTTGGGTCTGGCCGTGGGCACGTTTATCGCCTTTAAATATTCCAGAGGAACTGTGGTCCAGTCGGGAATGGAATGGGAAGGAAAGGAAATCTGCCTGGATTATTGCGATAATCTTGCGAAATGTACGAAAAAGGAATATCCCCAAACTTCGGAAGATCAATTGTATAAGGTGGAAAATGCCTGTTTAAGAGGTTGCAGAAAACATTTCGATAAAATGCAGGTATGTCTCCAGCCGGACAAAATGGTAAGTTGTTCCGAATTAACCTCCTGTCTGTTCGGAGAATTAAAAAAGTATTATTAA
- a CDS encoding sensor histidine kinase: MIEIEIVTTPRLTAFPVFLAFSRGYFEEEDVLVRVRALKSYEAVLAHLREGRAEAGEIPFTAWMDQQLRKTSPHWTFYRGVILSCLVHGFYSASYMEAESIRDSYHSFLPILHPYSLDRFVAEEFFRSENYHRRKPVPYLTTRPTLLAHEFIRAECLGAAASLQEYPFFGEKGYCLTVENEIPPYYLPTNMLVFTGRFASKFPEEANRVSRAIKKAMEDLANHVAYEGDSFVADWVGPCPWRPGELDGFYRRPVPELGKILSGMPSFEDVRFVTEMYGKTFPGLDGGKKVLENLAHSVADNPFPKFPSSITQTNSKLYHSYYSNGKTKLGNFVKDISPLRSLVSEMKELALSLFLGRREVSLDTQLPKSPYLFIRSTVNAILDYLNQEIRDIEEKNKRLSEDNYLLETRLDISDLKRQTTEERYRYMFEFATDAMIIVNADTRMIVDANRRFREVSGYQTSEIKNIRLARVLPDILEQTELKSPGGKDQNMTFIPEAGLILKDGTKFSVGLSVTGFSAETKRFYQIQVNDNALILESEKIKHEFISNISHELRSPMTNIQGYFDLLFADEQLSLNKDQKEMTDVIRKNVRRLNFLIDNLLQLEKKDSQTSEEMYEIFDPLTVIEEVLYINSPSASESGLTVTTNLSEGLKLKGVRFEFSQIITNFFVNAIKYTEKGGIDVSLRKISDKKVEVRFTDTGIGIDPKYKELIFERFFRVPDQRNRTVGGTGLGLSISRTLINKMGGEVILEPNQKGGSIFKVILPLYSE, encoded by the coding sequence GTGATAGAAATAGAGATAGTCACAACACCAAGGCTCACAGCATTTCCGGTATTTCTAGCTTTTAGTCGGGGATACTTTGAGGAAGAAGACGTACTCGTCAGAGTCCGTGCACTCAAAAGTTACGAAGCAGTTCTTGCTCACTTGAGAGAAGGCCGGGCAGAAGCCGGAGAAATTCCTTTCACGGCATGGATGGACCAACAACTACGAAAAACCTCTCCTCATTGGACTTTTTATCGAGGAGTCATTCTGTCTTGTTTGGTGCATGGATTTTATTCGGCATCTTACATGGAAGCGGAGTCCATCCGGGATTCCTATCATAGTTTTTTACCCATCTTACACCCTTATTCCTTGGATAGATTCGTAGCGGAGGAATTTTTTCGCTCCGAAAATTATCATCGCAGAAAACCGGTGCCTTATCTTACTACAAGGCCTACGTTACTCGCTCATGAGTTCATCCGTGCAGAGTGTTTGGGAGCTGCCGCTTCTCTCCAGGAGTATCCATTTTTTGGGGAGAAGGGTTACTGCCTCACAGTGGAGAACGAGATCCCTCCATATTATCTTCCTACGAATATGCTCGTATTTACCGGAAGATTTGCTTCTAAGTTTCCGGAGGAAGCAAATAGGGTTTCCAGGGCGATCAAAAAGGCAATGGAGGATCTTGCCAATCACGTAGCATACGAAGGGGATTCGTTTGTAGCGGATTGGGTAGGCCCTTGTCCTTGGAGACCAGGAGAGCTGGACGGGTTTTATAGAAGGCCCGTTCCGGAGCTTGGAAAAATTTTATCGGGAATGCCTTCCTTCGAAGATGTCCGGTTCGTGACGGAAATGTACGGAAAAACGTTTCCGGGTTTGGATGGAGGAAAGAAGGTCTTGGAAAATCTGGCCCATTCGGTTGCCGACAATCCTTTCCCTAAATTTCCATCTTCGATTACACAAACAAATTCGAAACTCTATCATAGTTATTATTCCAACGGGAAAACCAAATTAGGGAATTTTGTAAAAGATATTTCTCCTCTCAGAAGTCTGGTCTCCGAAATGAAAGAATTGGCTCTTTCTCTTTTTTTAGGAAGAAGAGAAGTTTCTTTGGACACACAACTGCCCAAAAGCCCGTACCTTTTTATACGTTCCACGGTGAACGCAATATTAGATTATTTGAATCAAGAGATCCGTGACATAGAGGAAAAGAACAAAAGGCTTTCCGAAGATAATTATCTTTTGGAAACTAGGCTGGATATAAGCGATCTAAAACGCCAAACCACCGAAGAAAGATACCGTTATATGTTCGAGTTTGCAACCGACGCGATGATCATCGTGAACGCGGACACTAGAATGATCGTGGATGCCAACAGAAGGTTCAGGGAAGTTTCCGGGTACCAAACCTCCGAGATTAAAAATATAAGGTTAGCAAGGGTCCTCCCGGATATTTTAGAACAAACGGAACTGAAATCTCCGGGAGGGAAGGACCAAAACATGACTTTCATTCCGGAAGCGGGTTTGATCCTAAAAGACGGGACAAAATTTTCGGTGGGACTTAGTGTGACCGGCTTCAGTGCGGAGACAAAAAGATTCTATCAGATCCAAGTAAACGATAACGCGTTAATTTTGGAATCCGAGAAGATCAAACACGAGTTCATATCCAATATATCTCATGAACTTAGATCTCCAATGACGAATATCCAAGGATATTTTGACCTTCTGTTCGCTGATGAACAACTTTCCTTGAACAAGGATCAGAAGGAAATGACGGATGTAATCCGTAAGAACGTAAGAAGGTTGAATTTCCTGATAGATAACCTTCTACAATTGGAAAAGAAGGACTCTCAAACTTCGGAAGAGATGTATGAGATATTTGATCCGTTGACTGTGATCGAAGAAGTATTATATATCAATTCTCCTTCCGCGTCCGAAAGCGGACTAACGGTTACTACTAATCTTTCGGAAGGTCTAAAACTAAAAGGAGTAAGATTCGAGTTTTCACAGATCATAACGAATTTTTTCGTGAATGCCATAAAATATACGGAAAAAGGCGGAATCGACGTCTCACTTAGAAAAATTTCGGATAAAAAAGTAGAGGTCCGATTTACTGACACCGGGATCGGTATAGATCCTAAATACAAGGAACTGATCTTTGAAAGATTTTTTCGAGTCCCGGACCAAAGAAACAGAACAGTGGGAGGCACCGGACTCGGGCTTTCCATCAGTCGTACATTGATCAATAAAATGGGGGGAGAAGTCATCTTAGAGCCGAACCAAAAAGGTGGCAGTATTTTTAAGGTGATTTTACCTTTGTATTCTGAATGA
- a CDS encoding TetR/AcrR family transcriptional regulator — MVRTPKKKVKKTKASKAGAHGSHKGPKKRDRKATETALMRAGIQVFAKKGYDAATTKDIAKTAGANEALIMRYFGGKKGLLEAILTRTDDLGDSTAGKKEVETKPELHLDEALVESIMERCSDFKHYSDFMKVAVSRIILDPDVSRIIQTKIYTKALPEMIHELEKFKKGGEIDPKADLKSVAFGISSLTFALGFMAQVVYKIPESEIKATIKEMVRILQKGLKPDSK; from the coding sequence ATGGTTCGAACCCCTAAAAAGAAGGTCAAAAAAACGAAAGCATCCAAGGCAGGTGCACACGGTTCTCATAAGGGCCCTAAAAAAAGGGACCGAAAAGCAACCGAGACTGCTTTGATGAGAGCTGGGATACAAGTTTTTGCCAAAAAAGGTTATGATGCAGCTACCACTAAGGATATCGCCAAGACAGCGGGAGCAAACGAGGCGCTTATCATGCGTTACTTCGGCGGAAAAAAAGGCCTTTTAGAAGCTATCCTAACGCGAACCGATGACCTGGGCGATTCTACCGCAGGAAAGAAAGAAGTAGAAACCAAGCCGGAACTTCATTTGGATGAGGCCTTGGTCGAGTCCATCATGGAAAGATGTTCCGATTTCAAACATTATTCCGACTTCATGAAAGTTGCAGTCAGTAGGATCATCCTAGATCCGGACGTTAGTAGGATTATCCAGACTAAAATTTATACCAAGGCTCTCCCTGAAATGATCCATGAGCTGGAAAAATTTAAGAAGGGGGGAGAGATCGACCCTAAAGCGGACCTGAAATCGGTTGCATTCGGGATTTCTTCTTTGACCTTTGCGTTAGGATTTATGGCCCAGGTAGTTTATAAAATTCCGGAATCGGAAATCAAGGCCACTATTAAAGAGATGGTGAGGATCCTACAGAAAGGCCTAAAACCGGACTCCAAATAA
- a CDS encoding lytic transglycosylase domain-containing protein yields MKLDDLESYRRIVSRMEEIQGITERFQPRSPAQEGDPTPKKIESEFSQELDAKMKGIFSQENDPIPRDLTSIIERESYKNHLDPNLVKSVIKAESNFRPNAVSSKGAIGLMQLMPGTADILGVENPFDPEENIAGGTKFLADMMKKFGNTDMALAAYNAGPGAVQKYEGIPPYKETKDYVKKVNRFWKGKY; encoded by the coding sequence ATGAAGTTAGATGATTTAGAATCTTATCGTAGAATTGTCTCCAGAATGGAAGAAATCCAGGGAATTACCGAGAGATTTCAGCCAAGATCTCCTGCTCAGGAAGGAGATCCTACACCTAAGAAGATCGAGTCAGAATTCTCCCAAGAACTGGACGCCAAAATGAAGGGAATTTTCTCCCAAGAGAACGATCCAATTCCTAGGGACCTAACTAGTATTATAGAAAGGGAATCCTATAAAAATCATCTGGACCCGAATCTCGTCAAGTCTGTGATCAAGGCGGAGTCCAATTTTAGACCGAATGCCGTTTCTTCGAAAGGCGCGATCGGTCTTATGCAACTTATGCCTGGCACGGCGGACATTTTAGGAGTGGAGAATCCTTTTGATCCGGAAGAAAATATTGCCGGTGGGACCAAGTTTCTCGCGGATATGATGAAGAAGTTCGGAAATACGGATATGGCGCTTGCGGCTTATAACGCCGGACCAGGTGCCGTCCAAAAATACGAAGGGATCCCTCCATACAAGGAAACGAAAGATTACGTAAAAAAAGTGAATCGTTTCTGGAAAGGGAAATATTAA
- a CDS encoding OmpA family protein, which yields MTKKQNYYVTIKGKKYDRGLIELAEKATSGKKDGRISIADAKKLLNAVKDNNTYTDIEKKTMEYVRENFQFTTKADEWFRTEIRKWAAEKSSHTKSSPQEEEYTSHDEAISLMSSQHAEASYRGYIPTPSAGQAKKQNQIPVLVLSLLILAGFGIGIYFAFRNNGKRSISHTEEIKESKSKQPAEKKESPSSEKGNIFGFFSQKHEPVDLPGKDGELVSKIQSSPILFDKNDIKVPQSQRRILDSLTLLLKRNSGVKVVLIGHASSEGTEEVNLKVSQLRAEMVRDYLLGNGLETSRFILEAKGSQIVSSSERKGQSPEKNRRVDIQIVK from the coding sequence ATGACTAAGAAGCAGAATTATTACGTCACTATAAAAGGCAAAAAATATGATCGAGGCCTCATCGAATTAGCGGAGAAGGCTACCTCAGGTAAAAAAGACGGCCGGATCTCAATCGCGGATGCAAAGAAACTGCTTAATGCTGTAAAGGATAATAATACCTACACGGATATCGAAAAGAAAACGATGGAATATGTCCGTGAGAATTTTCAATTTACTACAAAAGCGGATGAATGGTTTCGCACAGAGATCCGCAAGTGGGCCGCAGAAAAATCTTCTCATACTAAATCCTCCCCTCAAGAAGAAGAATACACTTCTCATGATGAAGCGATTAGTCTCATGAGTTCTCAACACGCAGAAGCATCATACAGAGGATATATTCCGACTCCTTCGGCAGGCCAGGCAAAAAAGCAGAATCAAATTCCTGTTCTCGTCCTCTCTCTTCTTATTCTAGCAGGGTTTGGAATAGGAATCTATTTTGCATTCCGAAACAATGGAAAGAGATCTATTAGTCATACCGAAGAAATTAAAGAAAGTAAATCTAAGCAACCGGCTGAGAAGAAAGAGAGTCCTTCTTCGGAAAAGGGAAATATTTTTGGCTTCTTCTCTCAGAAACATGAACCTGTGGATCTTCCTGGGAAGGACGGGGAGCTTGTTTCTAAAATCCAATCTTCCCCGATCCTTTTCGATAAAAATGATATAAAGGTGCCTCAGTCACAGAGAAGGATCCTGGATTCCCTTACTCTTCTTCTTAAAAGAAATTCGGGAGTGAAGGTCGTGCTGATTGGACACGCTTCTTCCGAAGGAACCGAAGAGGTGAATTTGAAAGTTTCCCAGCTCAGAGCGGAAATGGTTAGGGATTATTTATTGGGCAATGGTTTGGAAACTTCTCGTTTCATTTTGGAAGCAAAAGGTTCTCAGATAGTTTCTTCTTCCGAAAGGAAGGGACAAAGTCCTGAAAAAAATAGACGAGTGGATATCCAAATCGTCAAGTGA
- a CDS encoding ArnT family glycosyltransferase: MLILLNVFLLLPGSGGNTILTQGDEAMHIATIRESLTSSSYLFPKFEGVLNLYKPPALFWLGIFSDRLLGVSFFAERFPSFLLFFGSSVLIYLGIRRAGGSSKQAFTISAAYTLTLGVFKFSRLVMMESLLTFFIILVSITILEFRLTKKRIWLFMGGLFSGIAILVKGPVFQVYSGIILGSYSVIGIFLLHPNGEWAGKKRIGKELLSHLIFHFSSLIIPAIWILVLLSYSELGKEFLTIFFFTENLGKFSASTANQSEWIIPLGFLLYSFPFSLAVFSGFSSKLFQKPKSVRETIGSSYLWAILTVCLVHLAPNRKDFYYLLPLIPLAFLGIGLFFIRKKEYQFSKILFLNFFFSCGIGVLILVGMWGFGVLLGQSILAEFVFTAFLLLIFVWGRRVRSQRLGVPSIVVLNLVLAAGLLSYIQFSILPRVNLSEVPEKGPFTSAKQICIVSENPWTALTFRNSLPGADIIHSVPGADRNCVDGRRFLVFFQEPIRIPSGYRLIQTQTVWKRDVTLQELLGPNQGKELIYFYEPSWNKNSESESR, from the coding sequence TTGCTCATTTTGTTAAACGTATTCCTCCTCCTTCCCGGATCCGGTGGAAATACGATCTTGACCCAAGGTGACGAAGCGATGCATATCGCCACAATCCGAGAAAGTTTAACTTCTTCTTCCTATCTTTTCCCTAAATTTGAAGGTGTTTTAAATCTCTACAAACCGCCCGCGTTATTTTGGCTCGGAATTTTTTCGGACAGACTTTTGGGGGTCAGTTTTTTTGCGGAAAGATTTCCTTCTTTTCTACTTTTTTTCGGATCTTCCGTCCTAATTTACTTAGGAATTAGAAGGGCAGGTGGGAGTTCTAAACAAGCGTTCACAATTTCTGCAGCTTACACTCTAACCTTGGGAGTGTTCAAATTTTCCAGATTGGTGATGATGGAGTCCTTATTGACATTTTTCATCATTTTGGTCTCGATCACGATCTTAGAATTCAGACTTACTAAAAAACGAATCTGGTTATTTATGGGAGGCCTCTTCTCCGGAATTGCAATTTTGGTCAAAGGTCCCGTGTTCCAAGTTTATTCCGGAATTATTTTAGGTTCCTATTCCGTAATCGGAATTTTTCTGCTTCACCCAAATGGGGAATGGGCAGGTAAGAAAAGAATAGGGAAGGAACTCCTTTCTCATCTCATCTTCCATTTTTCTTCCTTGATCATTCCTGCAATTTGGATACTTGTCCTTCTTTCTTATTCGGAATTGGGGAAAGAATTCCTAACGATCTTTTTCTTCACGGAGAATCTCGGAAAATTTTCAGCTTCCACAGCTAACCAATCTGAGTGGATTATCCCGCTCGGATTCTTACTTTATAGTTTTCCTTTTAGTTTGGCCGTTTTTTCCGGATTCTCTTCTAAATTATTCCAAAAGCCGAAATCTGTAAGAGAAACGATCGGGAGTTCCTACCTCTGGGCAATTCTTACCGTCTGCTTGGTTCACCTGGCACCAAACCGTAAGGATTTTTATTACCTTCTTCCTTTGATCCCTTTGGCTTTTTTGGGAATCGGATTATTCTTCATTAGAAAAAAGGAATATCAATTCTCGAAAATATTGTTTCTGAATTTCTTTTTCTCGTGCGGGATCGGGGTTTTGATCCTGGTTGGCATGTGGGGTTTCGGGGTTCTATTGGGCCAAAGTATCTTGGCGGAATTTGTATTCACTGCATTTTTACTTTTGATTTTTGTATGGGGAAGAAGGGTTCGATCGCAAAGATTAGGAGTTCCTTCCATTGTTGTCCTGAATCTGGTGCTCGCAGCGGGCTTACTCTCTTATATCCAATTTTCTATTCTTCCCAGAGTGAACCTAAGCGAGGTGCCGGAAAAGGGACCTTTCACAAGCGCAAAACAGATCTGCATCGTTTCGGAAAATCCTTGGACAGCGCTTACTTTTAGGAACTCACTTCCAGGAGCCGATATCATCCATTCCGTTCCAGGTGCGGATCGAAATTGTGTGGATGGGAGGAGATTCCTAGTCTTTTTTCAGGAGCCGATCCGGATCCCTTCCGGATACCGACTTATTCAGACCCAAACTGTTTGGAAAAGAGATGTCACCCTGCAGGAACTCCTGGGCCCAAACCAAGGAAAAGAATTGATCTATTTTTATGAGCCTTCTTGGAATAAGAATTCCGAATCGGAGAGTCGATGA